One window of Hymenobacter sp. BRD128 genomic DNA carries:
- a CDS encoding enoyl-CoA hydratase/isomerase family protein produces the protein MSTLTAGHVTAATDAAGIATVTFFHPAHNSLPGTILAQLAETITRLGHDEATKVIILQSEGERTFCAGASFDELRAVADAAQGLAFFSGFAHVINACRTCPKLIIGRVQGKAVGGGVGLAAATDYCLATTHAAVKLSELAVGIGPFVVGPAVERKIGTSAFGQLAIDATQFRPAEWAAAQGLYAEVLPDLASLDAAVQALARRLAASSPEAMRELKQVLWAGTDHWNTLLVERAAISGRLVLSEFTRAAIGC, from the coding sequence ATGAGTACACTCACCGCCGGCCACGTCACGGCCGCTACCGATGCCGCGGGCATCGCCACCGTCACGTTTTTCCACCCGGCCCACAATTCGTTGCCCGGCACCATCCTGGCGCAGCTAGCCGAAACTATCACCCGGCTGGGCCACGACGAGGCCACCAAAGTCATCATCCTGCAAAGCGAGGGCGAGCGCACGTTTTGCGCCGGCGCGAGCTTCGACGAGCTGCGCGCCGTGGCCGATGCGGCGCAGGGGCTGGCCTTCTTCTCCGGCTTCGCGCACGTCATCAATGCCTGCCGCACCTGCCCCAAGCTCATCATCGGGCGGGTGCAGGGCAAGGCGGTGGGCGGCGGCGTGGGGCTAGCCGCCGCCACCGACTACTGCCTGGCCACCACCCACGCCGCCGTGAAGCTCAGCGAGCTGGCCGTGGGCATCGGCCCCTTCGTGGTCGGCCCGGCCGTGGAGCGCAAAATCGGCACCTCCGCCTTCGGCCAGCTCGCCATCGATGCCACGCAGTTTCGCCCGGCCGAGTGGGCCGCCGCCCAAGGCCTCTATGCCGAGGTGCTGCCCGACCTGGCTAGCCTCGACGCGGCCGTGCAGGCCCTGGCCCGGCGCCTGGCCGCCTCCTCGCCCGAGGCCATGCGCGAGCTTAAGCAAGTGCTTTGGGCCGGCACCGACCACTGGAACACCCTGCTCGTGGAGCGCGCCGCCATTAGCGGCCGGCTGGTGCTCTCGGAGTTTACGCGGGCGGCGATTGGGTGCTAG
- a CDS encoding nucleoside phosphorylase, whose amino-acid sequence MIPESELILNADGTIYHLNLLPDHISDIILTVGDPARVTQVSRHFDSIEFEGAHREFVTHVGYYRGKRLTVLSTGMGTDNIDIVMNELDALVNIDFMSRTVRPPEERLSLRIIRLGTSGSLQADVPVGSLLATQHAVGLDSLMQFYPLVETGLETQVAKDLQQSLALPFAPYVVRGSDLLREQLAADLVIGNTVTCPGFYGPQGRRLRLDLRQPDYMQRLQEFRHQSPEGDFRLANFEMETAGYYALGQLLGHEVLSLNAIVANRATGEFTKNAGEVVDRLIARTLALI is encoded by the coding sequence ATGATTCCCGAATCCGAGCTCATCCTGAACGCCGACGGCACGATTTACCACCTTAATCTGCTGCCCGACCACATTTCTGATATCATTCTGACCGTGGGCGACCCGGCGCGGGTGACGCAGGTAAGCCGGCATTTCGACTCTATCGAGTTTGAGGGCGCGCACCGCGAATTTGTGACCCACGTGGGCTATTACCGGGGCAAGCGCCTCACGGTGCTGAGCACCGGCATGGGCACCGATAACATCGACATCGTCATGAACGAGCTCGATGCGCTGGTTAATATCGACTTTATGTCGCGCACGGTGCGCCCACCCGAGGAGCGTCTGAGTTTGCGCATCATCCGGCTGGGCACCAGCGGCAGTTTGCAGGCCGATGTGCCGGTGGGCTCGCTCCTGGCTACCCAGCACGCCGTAGGCCTCGACTCGCTCATGCAGTTTTATCCCCTGGTCGAAACCGGCCTGGAAACGCAGGTAGCCAAAGACTTGCAGCAGTCGCTAGCCCTGCCCTTTGCACCCTACGTGGTGCGCGGCTCCGACCTGCTGCGCGAGCAGCTAGCCGCCGACCTGGTCATCGGCAACACCGTGACCTGCCCCGGTTTCTACGGCCCGCAGGGCCGCCGCCTGCGCCTCGACCTGCGCCAGCCCGACTACATGCAGCGCCTCCAGGAGTTTCGCCACCAAAGCCCCGAGGGGGATTTCCGCCTTGCCAACTTCGAGATGGAAACCGCCGGCTACTACGCCCTGGGCCAGCTGCTGGGCCACGAGGTGCTCAGCCTCAACGCCATTGTGGCGAACCGCGCCACCGGCGAGTTTACCAAAAATGCGGGAGAAGTCGTGGACCGACTTATTGCCCGCACGCTGGCTCTTATTTAA
- a CDS encoding S9 family peptidase encodes MSNPPIAASKPKQLVSPHGTRTDNYYWLNERENPQVLDYLKQENAYFDEKMAPVKPLEEKLFTEMKSRIKEQDASVPYRDHGYYYYTRYETGGEYPLYCRKAGNLQAPEEIMLNGNEMGQGKSYFAIGGTEVSDDNQTLAYGTDSVSRRLYTLRFKNLAAGQLYPEKIANTAGQAVWAADNKTVFYTKKDVGTLLAYQVYRHTLGTDPSHDVLVYEEKDNTFGVNIERSKSRQYVGITLHSSLSSEYRYLEANKPAGQFKVFLKREPDHLYEVQDANGEFYVLTNWEAPNFRVMATPLGNTSKAQWEDVVPQREDVFIEQMELFKGYLVLNERAEGLREMRVINLATEIGQVVPFRETAYTTFIGANPEFDTPVLRMTYTSFTTPTSTYDYNMATQKLTLLKEQPVLGGFNKEDYVTERVFVKARDGKEVPMTIVYKKGFKKDGTGPLLQYAYGSYGLSMDPTFSSARLSLLNRGFAYALCSIRGGQELGRQWFEDGRMLHKKNSFTDFIDCSLYLIKEKYTSSSKLFAQGGSAGGLLMGAVVNMRPDLYKGVIAAVPFVDVVTTMSDASIPLTTGEYDQWGNPAEKKYYDYMLSYSPYDNVKSQSYPNMLVLTGLHDSQVQYFEPAKWVAKLRATKTDNHLLLLHTDMDAGHGGASGRFKALHDVARQYAFLFLLLGSKATI; translated from the coding sequence ATGTCTAATCCGCCTATTGCTGCCAGCAAGCCCAAGCAGCTTGTCTCGCCCCACGGCACCCGCACCGATAATTATTATTGGCTCAATGAGCGCGAAAACCCGCAGGTACTTGACTACCTGAAGCAGGAAAACGCCTACTTCGATGAGAAGATGGCGCCGGTAAAGCCCTTGGAAGAGAAGCTTTTTACTGAAATGAAAAGCCGCATCAAGGAGCAGGACGCCTCGGTGCCCTACCGCGACCACGGCTACTATTACTACACCCGCTACGAAACCGGCGGCGAGTACCCGCTCTACTGCCGCAAGGCCGGCAACCTGCAGGCGCCCGAGGAAATCATGCTCAATGGCAACGAGATGGGCCAGGGCAAATCCTACTTCGCCATCGGCGGCACGGAAGTGAGCGATGACAACCAAACGCTGGCCTACGGCACCGATAGCGTGAGCCGCCGCCTCTATACGCTGCGTTTTAAGAACCTGGCTGCCGGGCAGTTGTATCCCGAAAAAATAGCTAACACCGCCGGCCAGGCCGTGTGGGCGGCCGACAATAAGACCGTCTTCTACACTAAAAAGGATGTGGGCACGCTGCTGGCCTACCAGGTGTACCGCCACACGCTGGGCACCGACCCTAGCCACGACGTATTAGTGTACGAGGAGAAGGATAACACCTTCGGCGTCAATATTGAGCGTAGCAAGTCGCGGCAGTACGTAGGCATCACGCTGCACAGCTCGCTGTCGTCGGAATACCGCTACCTGGAGGCTAATAAGCCTGCTGGCCAGTTCAAGGTGTTTTTGAAACGGGAGCCCGACCACCTCTACGAGGTGCAGGACGCCAACGGCGAGTTTTACGTGCTCACTAACTGGGAGGCGCCCAACTTTCGGGTGATGGCCACGCCGCTCGGCAACACCAGCAAGGCGCAGTGGGAAGACGTGGTGCCGCAGCGCGAAGACGTATTCATCGAGCAGATGGAGCTTTTTAAAGGCTACCTCGTGCTGAACGAGCGCGCCGAGGGCCTGCGCGAAATGCGCGTGATTAACCTAGCCACCGAAATCGGGCAGGTGGTTCCGTTCCGCGAAACTGCCTACACGACATTCATTGGCGCCAACCCCGAGTTTGATACGCCCGTGCTGCGGATGACCTACACGTCGTTTACGACTCCTACCAGCACCTACGACTACAACATGGCCACCCAAAAGCTGACGCTGCTGAAGGAGCAGCCGGTGCTAGGGGGCTTCAACAAGGAGGACTACGTGACGGAGCGCGTATTTGTGAAAGCACGTGACGGCAAGGAAGTCCCCATGACCATCGTCTACAAAAAAGGCTTTAAGAAGGATGGCACCGGCCCGCTGCTGCAATACGCCTACGGCTCGTATGGCCTCTCGATGGACCCCACGTTTTCGTCGGCCCGCCTGAGCCTGCTGAATCGGGGCTTTGCCTATGCGCTGTGCAGCATCCGGGGCGGGCAGGAGCTGGGCCGCCAGTGGTTTGAGGACGGCCGCATGCTGCACAAGAAGAACTCATTTACCGACTTCATCGACTGCTCGCTTTACCTCATCAAGGAAAAATATACCTCCAGCAGCAAGCTCTTCGCGCAGGGTGGCAGCGCGGGCGGCCTGCTGATGGGCGCCGTAGTGAATATGCGCCCGGACCTCTACAAGGGCGTAATTGCGGCCGTGCCGTTTGTGGACGTAGTCACGACGATGTCGGACGCCAGCATTCCGCTCACCACCGGCGAGTACGACCAGTGGGGCAACCCGGCCGAGAAGAAATACTACGACTACATGCTTTCGTACTCGCCTTACGACAACGTAAAGAGTCAGAGCTACCCCAACATGCTCGTGCTCACCGGCTTGCACGACTCGCAGGTGCAGTACTTCGAGCCCGCCAAGTGGGTGGCCAAGCTGCGCGCCACCAAAACCGACAATCACCTGCTGCTGCTGCACACCGACATGGACGCCGGCCACGGCGGCGCCTCGGGCCGCTTCAAGGCCTTGCACGACGTGGCACGTCAGTACGCGTTCCTGTTTCTGCTACTGGGGTCGAAGGCGACGATATAA
- a CDS encoding 4Fe-4S dicluster domain-containing protein: protein MAIMITDECINCGACEPECPNTAIYEGGAQWRWADGTTLKEVQTIDGKLAGGTDPQKPVSNEYYYIVTDKCTECVGFHEEPQCAAVCPVDCCVDDPDHRESRERLAQKQQWLHKAA, encoded by the coding sequence ATGGCCATCATGATAACCGACGAGTGCATCAACTGTGGTGCCTGCGAACCGGAATGCCCCAACACCGCCATTTACGAGGGCGGCGCCCAGTGGCGCTGGGCCGATGGCACCACGCTGAAGGAAGTACAAACCATCGACGGCAAGCTGGCCGGCGGCACCGACCCCCAAAAACCGGTTTCCAACGAGTACTATTACATCGTAACTGATAAGTGCACCGAGTGCGTGGGCTTTCACGAGGAACCGCAGTGCGCCGCCGTGTGCCCCGTCGATTGCTGCGTCGATGACCCCGACCATCGCGAAAGCCGCGAGCGCCTGGCGCAGAAGCAGCAGTGGCTGCACAAGGCGGCATAA
- a CDS encoding dihydrolipoamide acetyltransferase family protein produces MARVEMTMPKMGESIMEGTVLKWLKQVGDTIEQDESVLEVATDKVDTEVPALYAGTLAEILVQEGQVVAVGAPIARIETDAAAAPAPGENTDDLEEASANPPQPEEDVRPLHEVPAGDEGVPYLPGPNNPVSAPEPASPAHPVQEGRFYSPLVLSIAREEGISMADLERLPGTGQDGRVTKKDILDHVAAGKPSLQPAAPVAAAAQPAGPASPAAPAPKAAPAPQPAPEAKPAAPAPKAAPAPAAPSPNGQAASKPAPSVSGNQELIEMDRMRKMIAQRMVDSKRISPHVTSFVEADVTELVNWRNKHKDAYKKREGENLTFTPIFIQAVARAIQDYPLINVSIDGDYIIKKRDINIGVAVALPSGNLIVPVIHNADQLNLNGLSKKVNDLANRARQNKLKPEDLEGGTYTLSNVGSFGNVMGTPIIMQPQVAIMAVGAIKKKPAVIETPQGDLIGVRHFMFLSHSYDHRVVDGSLGGMFVRKVADYLEQFDPNTVI; encoded by the coding sequence ATGGCCCGAGTGGAAATGACGATGCCCAAGATGGGCGAATCCATCATGGAAGGCACCGTGCTGAAATGGCTCAAGCAAGTTGGCGATACCATTGAGCAGGACGAGTCGGTGCTCGAAGTAGCCACCGACAAGGTGGATACCGAAGTGCCCGCCCTCTACGCCGGCACCCTGGCCGAAATCCTGGTGCAGGAAGGCCAGGTAGTGGCCGTGGGTGCGCCCATTGCCCGCATCGAAACCGATGCCGCCGCGGCTCCCGCCCCTGGCGAGAACACCGACGACCTCGAAGAAGCCAGCGCCAACCCGCCCCAGCCTGAGGAAGACGTGCGCCCGCTGCACGAGGTCCCGGCCGGCGACGAGGGCGTACCCTACCTGCCCGGCCCCAACAATCCCGTGTCGGCCCCCGAGCCGGCTAGCCCCGCCCACCCCGTGCAGGAAGGCCGCTTCTACTCGCCGCTGGTGCTCAGCATTGCCCGCGAGGAAGGCATTAGCATGGCCGATTTGGAGCGCCTGCCCGGCACCGGCCAAGACGGCCGCGTGACCAAAAAAGACATTCTCGACCACGTGGCAGCCGGCAAGCCGTCGCTGCAGCCAGCCGCGCCCGTAGCGGCGGCGGCGCAGCCCGCAGGCCCGGCTAGCCCGGCTGCGCCGGCCCCTAAAGCCGCGCCCGCTCCTCAGCCGGCGCCCGAGGCCAAGCCCGCCGCGCCCGCACCTAAAGCCGCGCCGGCCCCCGCCGCGCCCAGCCCCAACGGCCAGGCAGCCAGCAAGCCGGCGCCCTCCGTATCGGGCAACCAGGAGCTGATTGAGATGGACCGGATGCGCAAGATGATAGCGCAGCGCATGGTCGACTCGAAGCGCATTTCGCCGCACGTCACGAGCTTCGTAGAGGCCGACGTGACCGAGCTGGTGAACTGGCGCAACAAGCACAAGGATGCCTACAAGAAGCGCGAGGGCGAAAACCTGACCTTCACGCCCATCTTCATCCAGGCCGTGGCCCGCGCCATCCAGGACTACCCGCTGATAAACGTGTCGATTGACGGTGACTATATCATCAAGAAGCGCGACATTAATATCGGCGTGGCCGTGGCGCTGCCCTCGGGCAACCTCATCGTGCCGGTTATTCACAACGCCGACCAGCTCAACCTCAATGGCCTGAGCAAGAAAGTAAACGACCTGGCCAACCGCGCCCGTCAGAACAAGCTCAAGCCCGAGGACCTTGAAGGCGGCACCTATACCCTGAGCAACGTGGGCTCGTTTGGCAACGTGATGGGCACGCCCATCATCATGCAGCCGCAGGTGGCCATCATGGCCGTGGGCGCCATCAAGAAGAAGCCCGCCGTGATTGAGACGCCCCAGGGCGACCTCATTGGCGTGCGGCACTTTATGTTCCTCAGCCACAGCTACGACCACCGCGTGGTCGATGGCTCGCTCGGCGGCATGTTCGTGCGCAAGGTGGCCGATTACCTGGAGCAGTTCGACCCGAATACGGTTATCTAA
- the aat gene encoding leucyl/phenylalanyl-tRNA--protein transferase, with protein MPLIFPPPSAARDDLDGLLLLGGQPTVENLVAAYAQGIFPWPVPGWPLAWFCPPRRGILRLASLHVGRSLARAQRQSPWRISFDTAFGQVMRACQAQPRPGQDGTWITPQLVRGYEALHAAGHAHSVEVWEGDELVGGLYGVAVLGVFAGESMFHHRPNASKLAVLALASHLAARGASWFDIQQLTPHMAALGAEEVSREEFLALLATEQDPSRQLF; from the coding sequence ATGCCTCTCATCTTCCCCCCGCCCTCCGCCGCGCGCGACGACCTCGACGGCCTGCTGCTGCTCGGCGGCCAGCCCACCGTTGAAAACCTGGTGGCGGCGTATGCGCAGGGCATTTTTCCGTGGCCGGTGCCGGGGTGGCCGCTGGCCTGGTTTTGCCCGCCGCGCCGGGGCATTTTGCGGCTGGCTAGCCTGCACGTGGGCCGCAGCCTGGCGCGGGCGCAGCGGCAGTCGCCGTGGCGCATCAGCTTCGACACGGCGTTTGGGCAGGTGATGCGGGCGTGCCAGGCCCAGCCGCGCCCCGGCCAGGATGGCACCTGGATAACGCCGCAGCTGGTGCGCGGCTACGAGGCGCTGCACGCCGCCGGCCACGCCCACAGCGTGGAGGTGTGGGAGGGCGACGAGCTGGTGGGTGGCCTCTACGGCGTGGCCGTGCTAGGGGTATTTGCGGGCGAAAGCATGTTTCACCACCGCCCCAATGCCTCGAAGCTGGCGGTGCTGGCGCTGGCTAGCCACCTGGCGGCGCGCGGGGCTAGCTGGTTCGATATTCAGCAGCTGACGCCGCACATGGCGGCGCTGGGTGCGGAGGAAGTGTCGCGCGAGGAGTTTCTGGCGCTGCTGGCGACGGAGCAGGACCCTAGCCGGCAGTTGTTTTAA
- a CDS encoding porin family protein, which produces MAKLLSLAAGAALLALAAPSAHAQSIRFGLKAGANLSNLAGNVVNQSQYNNRFGFHGGVMLNFGLANDLLSIQPELLYSQKGFKYADQSYTVLGNTYRNTGSVRYDYLDVPLLLRLKVSGVFFEVGPQYSYLMNISTDRTQTYNGSVVGTAGSGTSNLDNVNRNELGYVGGVGFQSSQGFLLGVRYNGAFTDFAKDGYSNNDFKNARNSAFQAYVGFLLRGK; this is translated from the coding sequence ATGGCAAAACTCCTTTCCCTGGCGGCTGGGGCCGCCCTGCTGGCGCTGGCCGCCCCTTCGGCCCACGCCCAATCTATCCGCTTCGGCCTGAAGGCCGGCGCAAACCTGTCCAACCTCGCGGGCAACGTTGTCAACCAGAGCCAGTACAACAACCGCTTTGGCTTTCACGGCGGGGTAATGCTCAATTTCGGGCTTGCCAACGACCTGCTGTCGATTCAACCCGAATTGCTGTACTCGCAGAAAGGCTTTAAGTACGCCGACCAGTCGTACACGGTGCTCGGCAACACCTACCGCAACACCGGCAGCGTGCGCTACGATTACCTCGACGTGCCCCTGCTGCTGCGCCTCAAGGTGAGCGGCGTGTTCTTCGAGGTTGGCCCGCAGTATAGCTACCTGATGAATATCTCGACCGACCGCACCCAGACCTACAACGGCAGCGTGGTAGGCACGGCCGGCTCGGGCACCAGCAACCTCGACAACGTGAACCGCAACGAGCTGGGCTACGTGGGCGGCGTGGGCTTTCAGTCGAGCCAGGGCTTTTTGCTCGGGGTGCGCTACAACGGTGCCTTCACCGACTTTGCCAAGGACGGCTACAGCAACAATGACTTTAAAAATGCCCGCAACTCGGCGTTTCAGGCCTACGTGGGCTTTCTGCTCAGGGGCAAGTAA
- a CDS encoding valine--tRNA ligase — MSLAKTYSPADVEAKWYQRWQEQGFFQAKPKPRKQPYTVVIPPPNVTGVLHMGHMLNNTIQDVLVRRARMQGKEALWVPGTDHASIATEAKVVAMLKEQGINKKDLSREDFLTHAWAWKEKYGGIILEQLKQLGASCDWSRTRFTMEPKLTEAVLRVFVDLYRKGLIYRGVRMVNWDPLGGTAISDEEVIPKDTQAKMYHLKYEVVGQPGRFLTVATSRPETVMADVAVAVNPTDPRYQDLAGQRVRIPLLGREIPVIQDEYVTVDFGTGALKVTPAHDLNDYELGLKHNLPVIDILNDNGTLNGKAELYVGQDRFAARRNIVKDLQEAGLLDKIEEYASIVQTSERTGAVIEPKLSLQWFLKMEHLAKPALEVVENDTIKLHPPKFKNMYRVWMENVRDWCISRQLWWGQRIPAYYLPDGSFVVAQNEAEAVELARVQTGNNELQASDLRQDEDVLDTWFSSWLWPISVFDGFDDPDNADINYFYPTNDLVTAPEILFFWVARMIMAGLEYRKEVPFKNVYLTGIVRDAQGRKMSKQLGNSPDPLDLIRDFGADAVRTGMLFSSPAGNDLFYDQKLIDQGRNFNNKLWNAFRLVKGWEVDNSLPFANAQAVSWFEAKLAETVAVLDEHFEKFRMSDALLTVYKLVWDDFCGQYLEMVKPAYQHPIDAETLRATVGFLETLLKLLHPFMPFITEELWHELAERGPKDYVCVAHWPKVTAPAHSANTLAEMDKALAIVAGIRNVRNQKNIGPMKQLELAVKTDDQAAIEAYAGLVRKLANLSDLSFVTEGPASSVSFVQGSSEFFVPLDMQVDAAAERARVEKELEYAIGFRDSVNKKLGNEKFVANAKPDVLERERQKLADAEGKITALEQALKAL, encoded by the coding sequence ATGTCCCTCGCCAAAACTTATTCGCCCGCCGACGTTGAAGCCAAATGGTACCAGCGCTGGCAGGAGCAGGGCTTTTTCCAAGCCAAACCCAAACCCCGCAAGCAGCCCTACACCGTGGTTATTCCGCCGCCCAACGTGACGGGCGTGCTGCACATGGGCCACATGCTCAACAATACCATCCAGGACGTGCTGGTGCGCCGCGCCCGGATGCAGGGCAAAGAAGCACTGTGGGTGCCCGGCACCGACCACGCCAGCATCGCCACCGAGGCCAAGGTAGTGGCCATGCTCAAGGAGCAGGGTATCAATAAGAAAGACCTGAGCCGCGAAGATTTCCTGACCCACGCCTGGGCCTGGAAGGAGAAGTACGGCGGCATCATCCTGGAGCAACTCAAGCAGCTCGGCGCCAGCTGCGACTGGAGCCGCACGCGCTTCACGATGGAGCCCAAGCTGACCGAGGCCGTGCTGCGCGTGTTCGTGGACTTGTACCGCAAGGGCCTGATTTACCGCGGCGTGCGCATGGTGAACTGGGACCCGCTGGGCGGCACCGCCATCTCGGACGAGGAAGTGATTCCGAAGGATACCCAGGCCAAGATGTACCACCTCAAGTACGAAGTGGTGGGCCAGCCCGGCCGCTTCCTCACGGTGGCTACCTCGCGCCCCGAAACGGTGATGGCCGACGTAGCCGTGGCCGTGAACCCCACCGACCCGCGCTACCAGGACCTGGCCGGGCAGCGCGTGCGCATCCCGCTGCTGGGCCGCGAAATCCCGGTTATTCAGGACGAGTACGTGACGGTAGACTTCGGCACGGGCGCGCTAAAAGTGACGCCCGCCCACGACCTTAACGACTACGAGCTAGGCCTGAAACACAACCTGCCGGTTATTGATATTCTGAACGATAACGGTACGCTGAACGGGAAAGCGGAGCTGTACGTGGGTCAGGACCGGTTTGCGGCCCGCCGCAACATCGTGAAGGACTTGCAGGAAGCCGGCCTGCTCGACAAAATCGAGGAGTACGCCAGCATCGTGCAGACGTCGGAGCGCACCGGCGCCGTGATTGAGCCCAAGCTGAGCTTGCAGTGGTTCCTGAAAATGGAGCACCTGGCCAAGCCCGCGCTCGAAGTGGTGGAAAACGACACCATCAAGCTGCATCCGCCCAAGTTCAAGAACATGTACCGGGTGTGGATGGAGAACGTGCGCGACTGGTGCATCTCGCGCCAGCTGTGGTGGGGCCAGCGCATTCCGGCCTACTACCTGCCCGATGGCTCGTTTGTAGTGGCCCAGAATGAGGCCGAAGCCGTGGAGCTGGCCCGCGTCCAAACCGGCAACAACGAGCTGCAAGCCAGCGACCTGCGCCAGGATGAGGACGTGCTCGATACCTGGTTTTCATCGTGGCTGTGGCCCATCTCGGTGTTCGACGGTTTTGATGACCCTGACAATGCCGACATCAACTATTTCTACCCGACCAATGACCTGGTTACGGCCCCCGAAATCCTGTTTTTCTGGGTGGCCCGCATGATTATGGCCGGGCTGGAGTACCGCAAGGAAGTGCCGTTCAAAAACGTGTACCTCACTGGTATTGTGCGCGATGCGCAGGGCCGCAAGATGAGCAAGCAGCTTGGCAACTCGCCCGACCCGCTCGACCTCATCCGCGACTTCGGCGCCGATGCGGTGCGGACCGGGATGCTGTTTTCGTCGCCCGCCGGCAACGACCTTTTCTACGACCAGAAGCTGATTGACCAGGGCCGCAACTTCAACAACAAGCTCTGGAACGCCTTCCGCCTCGTGAAAGGCTGGGAGGTTGACAACTCATTGCCCTTCGCCAACGCGCAAGCCGTGAGCTGGTTTGAGGCCAAGCTAGCCGAAACCGTGGCGGTGCTCGACGAGCACTTCGAGAAATTCCGGATGAGCGACGCGCTGCTGACGGTGTACAAGCTGGTGTGGGACGACTTCTGCGGGCAGTACCTCGAAATGGTTAAGCCGGCTTACCAGCACCCCATCGATGCCGAGACGCTGCGCGCGACCGTGGGCTTCCTCGAAACGCTGCTCAAGCTGCTGCACCCCTTCATGCCCTTCATCACCGAAGAGCTGTGGCACGAGCTGGCCGAGCGTGGCCCCAAAGACTACGTGTGCGTGGCCCACTGGCCCAAGGTGACCGCCCCCGCTCACAGTGCCAACACCCTAGCGGAAATGGATAAGGCGCTCGCCATCGTGGCCGGCATCCGCAACGTGCGCAACCAGAAGAACATCGGCCCCATGAAGCAGTTGGAGCTGGCGGTGAAAACCGACGACCAGGCTGCCATCGAGGCCTACGCTGGGCTCGTGCGCAAGCTGGCCAACCTCAGCGACTTGTCTTTTGTAACCGAAGGGCCGGCTAGCTCGGTGAGCTTCGTGCAGGGCAGCAGCGAGTTCTTCGTGCCGCTCGATATGCAGGTGGATGCCGCCGCCGAGCGCGCCCGCGTGGAGAAGGAGCTGGAGTACGCCATTGGCTTCCGCGACTCGGTGAACAAGAAGCTGGGCAACGAGAAATTCGTGGCCAACGCCAAACCCGACGTGCTGGAGCGCGAGCGCCAGAAGCTGGCCGACGCCGAAGGCAAAATTACTGCCTTGGAACAGGCGCTGAAGGCGCTGTAA
- a CDS encoding acyl-CoA reductase, translating to MLNHTARLAAFAALGRRLASLSDDELTDLAARARNRNGWFDLPNVRAAITGIAHLLAEPELARWAGRYPAEPASPRQVGVVMAGNIPLVGFHDMLCVLLSGHTLLAKPSKDDTVLMLWIAKELTQIEPAFTERIQFVERLNAADAFIATGSDNTARYFEFYFKNKPHLIRRNRTSLAILTGRETAGELAGLGPDIFQYYGLGCRNVSKLYVPEGYDFVPLLDALQTWHGVLNHHKYQNNYDYNKSIMLVNAVPHLDNGFLLLTERAALVSPISVVHYGTYTQEIDLLDQLTDVAAQTQAIVSAGGRYPGSFPLGRAQNPGVADYADGIDTMEFLAAEL from the coding sequence ATGCTGAATCACACTGCCCGCCTGGCCGCCTTCGCAGCGCTGGGCCGCCGCCTCGCCAGCCTTTCCGACGACGAGCTCACCGACCTGGCGGCCCGCGCCCGCAACCGTAACGGCTGGTTTGACCTGCCCAACGTGCGCGCCGCCATCACGGGCATCGCCCACCTGCTGGCCGAGCCCGAGCTAGCCCGCTGGGCCGGCCGCTACCCCGCCGAGCCCGCTAGCCCCCGCCAGGTGGGCGTGGTGATGGCCGGCAACATTCCGCTCGTGGGTTTCCACGATATGCTGTGCGTGCTGCTGAGCGGCCACACGCTGCTGGCCAAGCCCAGCAAGGACGACACCGTGCTCATGCTCTGGATTGCCAAAGAGTTGACTCAGATTGAGCCGGCTTTTACCGAGCGCATTCAGTTTGTGGAGCGCCTCAACGCCGCCGATGCCTTCATTGCCACCGGCTCGGATAACACGGCCCGCTACTTCGAGTTTTATTTCAAGAATAAGCCCCACCTCATCCGGCGCAACCGCACCAGCCTGGCCATCCTAACGGGCCGCGAAACCGCCGGGGAGTTAGCCGGGCTAGGCCCCGACATCTTCCAATACTACGGCCTGGGCTGCCGCAACGTAAGCAAGCTCTACGTGCCCGAGGGCTACGACTTTGTGCCGCTGCTCGATGCGCTGCAAACCTGGCACGGCGTGCTCAATCACCACAAGTACCAGAACAACTACGACTACAACAAGAGTATTATGCTCGTGAATGCGGTGCCGCACCTCGATAACGGCTTTTTGCTGCTGACCGAGCGCGCGGCGCTCGTGTCGCCCATCTCAGTGGTGCACTACGGTACGTATACGCAGGAAATCGACCTGCTCGACCAGCTCACCGATGTGGCCGCCCAAACGCAGGCAATAGTGTCGGCGGGCGGGCGCTACCCCGGCTCGTTTCCGCTGGGCCGCGCCCAGAACCCCGGCGTGGCCGACTACGCCGATGGCATCGACACGATGGAATTTTTAGCGGCCGAGCTGTAA